The genomic window GAGGCCGCGCGGCGGGCAGTTGACGACCCGGTCGAGGGACACCGAATCGCGCTTGTTGACCACGATGCGCGCGTAGGCCATCGCGTCCTTGATCTCCTTGCGCTCGTAGAAGCGCATCGCGCCGACGATCTTGTAGGGCATGCGCGCGCGGCGCATCGCCTCCTCGAAGGAGCGCGACTGGGCGTTCGTGCGGTAGAACACGGCGACTTCCTTGAGAGAGCGCCCCGCCGAGACCTCGTCCTGGATCCGGCGCACGACGTAGGTCGCCTCCTCGTGCTCGTTGGGCAGCTCCTGCACGCGGACCTCGTCGCCGGCAGGCGCCTGCGTCCACAGTTTCTTCGGCTTGCGCGTTTTATTATGGTGGATGACGAGCGCTGCGGCGTCCAGGATGCGGCTCGTCGATCGGTAGTTCTGCTCGAGCGTGACGACCATCGTGTTCGGGAAATCCCGCTCGAACTCGAGGATGTTCCGGATGTTGGCGCCGCGCCAGGAGTAGATGGACTGGTCGTCGTCGCCGACGACGCAGACGTTCTTGTGCTTCGCCGCGAGGGTTTTGGTGAGGATGTACTGGGCGTGGTTGGTGTCCTGGTACTCGTCGACCAGAAGATGAGTGAAGTGCTCCTGCCACTTGGCCCGGACCTCGGGGTGGTCGCGCAGCAGCTGGCAGGTCTTGAGCAGCAGGTCGCCGAAGTCGAGCGCCCCCGCCTTGCTGAGCTTGTTCTCGTAGACCTTGTAGATCTTCGCCGCCGTCTGCCGACTCTGATCGATCGAGGACATCGCGTGGATCTCGTAGGAGCCCGCGTCGAGCAGGTCGTCCTTGGCGCGCGAGATGATGTTGACGAACAGGCCCGCCTTCGACTTCTGGTCCTCGAGGCCGAGCTCCTTCATCGACTCGGTCACGAGCTTCTTCTGGTCGCCCTGGTCGTAGATCGTGAAGTGACGCGGCAGTCCCAGCTCCTGGTGATGCATGCGCACCAGCTTCGCGCAGAAGGAGTGGAAGGTGAAGGCCCAGACGAGCGCGCCCTTGCCGGGCGCCAGCTCCTCGAGGCGCTTGCGCATCTCGCCGGCCGCCTTGTTCGTGAAGGTGACGGCGAGGATGCGGTCCGGGGGCGTGCCCGTCTCGATCAGGCGCGCGATGCGGTAGGTGATGACGCGGGTCTTGCCCGTGCCCGCGCCGGCGAGCACGAGCAAGGCGCCGTCCAGGTGCGTCGCCCCGGCCCTTTGCTCAGGGTTGAGCTTGTCGAGATCGACGCCCATGGGTACGCTCAATGAGAGCCGACGGCCTCCCGCTTCGGGGCGTACAGCATGTTGCAGTAATCCTTGACCATGCGGTCGGCCCCGTACTCGGAGGCGACCGAGCGGATGGACTCCTTCATGACCTTGACCCAGCCGCGGGGGATGCCGTGCTCGTCGCGGTCATAGTACAGGGGCACGATCTTCTCCTCGAGCGTGCGGTAGATGTCCTCGGCGTCGGCCTTGTCGGCCTCGGGCCCGGCGCCGCGGCCGCCGGCCTGGCCGATGGGCCAGCCGTTGCCGTTGTTGAAGCCCTCTTCCCACCAGCCGTCGAGCACCGAGAAGTTGGGCACGCCGTTGGCCCCGGCCTTCTCTCCGGAGGTGCCGCAGGCCTCGAGGGGCGCCAGCGGGTTGTTGAGCCACATGTCGACGCCCTGGACCAGGTAGCGGGCGACGTGCATGTCGTAGTCCTCGATGAAGGCGATGCGGCCGCCGAACTCGGGGTTCTTGGCCAGTTGATAGACCTGCTGGATCAGCGCCTTGCCGCCGTCGTCGGCCGGGTGAGCCTTGCCGGCGAACACGAGCTGGACGGGACGCCACGGGTCGAACAGCATCTTCTTGAGGCGCGGCAGGTCGCTCAGGATCAAGGTCGCGCGCTTATAGCTCGCGAAGCGCCGGGCGAAGCCGATGACGAGCGCGGGATGGTCGAGCAGCGCGCCGCTGGCCAGCACCTGGGCCGGGTCGTGCTTCTCCTTCATCCAGCGGGCTCGCGCCCTCGCGCGGGCCAACTGCAGCAGAGCGCTCTTGTTGCGGTTGTGCTGGAGCCAGAGCACCTCGTCGGGGATCGACGCGACCTTGGACCAGACCGCCTGGTCGTCCTGGCGCACGCGCCAGTCGGCTCCGAGGTAGCGGTCGTAGAGCTCGCCGAGCTCCTGGTTGACCCAGGTCGGCAGGTGCACGCCGTTGGTGACGTGCGCGATCGGGACCTCGTTCTCCGGCAGGGAGGGCCACAGGATCTTCCACATCTCGCGGGAGACCTGTCCGTGGCGGCGGCTGACGGCGTTGCGCCGTCCCGCGATCTTCAGCGACAGCGCGGTCATGTTCCAGCCGGTGTGGCCGGGGACGCGCGCGAAGTCCATGAAGCGCTCGCGGTCCACGCCGAGCTGGGGCCAATACGACGAGAAGTACTCCGCGATCATCTCCTCGGCGAACACGTCGTGGCCGGCCTCGACGGGGGTGTGCGTCGTGAACACGGCGTTCTCGCCGACCTGGCGCAGGGCCTCGTCGAGGGAGGTCCCGCCGGCGACCTTCTCCCGGGCGAGCTCGAGGAACAAGAAAGAGGAATGGCCCTCGTTGGCGTGGAACACCGCCGGGTGCACGCCGAGCGCGCGCAGCACGCGCACGCCGCCGATGCCCAGGATGATCTCCTGGCGCAGGCGCATCGTCCGGTCGCCGCCGTACAGGCGGCCGGAGATCTCGCGGTCGAGCGGCGAGTTGCCGTCGACGTTGGTGTCCATCAGGAACAGGGGCACGCGGCCGACCTGCACCTTCCACACGGCGACCTTGATGGTCCCGCGGCCAAGGGGAATATCGAGCAGCATGCGCCCGCCCGAGGGGCCGAACACGGGGCGGACCGGGGAGACGTCCCAGTTGACCGACTCATACACGTTCTGCTGCCAGCCGTCGGAGGACATCTTCTGGACGACGTAGCCTTCGGGGTACATGAAGCCGACGCCGACGAGGGGCACGCCCAGGTCCGAGGCGGACTTGCAGTGGTCGCCGGCGAGGATGCCGAGGCCGCCGGAGTAGATCTTCAGCGAGTTGTGGACGCCGAACTCGGCCGAGAAATAGCCGATGTTCTTGCCCTTCATCTCGGGGTGGTTCTTGGCGAACCAGGTCTGGTCCGTGGTCATGTAGCGGTCGAAGGCGGCGATGACCGCGTCGAGGCGGGACAGGAACCCGGGATCAGCCGCCAGCTGCTCCAAGCGGGTCGGGGGGACGCTGCGCATCAGGGAGACGGGGTTATGGTGCGTCTCCGCCCAAAGAGTGAGGTCGATCTCTTTGAACAGGGCGCGGGCTTCGGGGTGCCAGCTCCACCAGAGGTTGTACGCCAGGTCCTTGAGGCGGGAGAGCCGGGGAGGGAGCTGCCAGTCGTTGTAGGAGTCGGTGATAACCATAACAAGGATTCTACACTTTATCGACGGGGCGTCCAAGGCCTTGACGCCGCCCGCGGGGACGACTATCCTGTCGTCGTGCTCCCCTTCGCTTTGGCCCTGCTGCTCGCCTCCCCCGCCCCTGCCCAGGACGCGGAGGCCGGCCTGCGCGCCCAGCAGGCCCGGGAGCTGGTGGACGCCCTGCCGGCCGAGGCGCGCGTGGAGCTCAAGAAGATGTACCGCCGCTACCGGGACGTCGTCGCCCGCAAGCTCGAGGCGGGCTGGCGCACGGGGGTGCTGAGCGAGGCCGTCATCGAGGACGTCGACGAGCCCTTCCAGCCCGCCCGCCTCGTGGAAGGCATGATCGCGCTGCGCAAGAAGGAGATCGCCGGCCTCCAGGAGTCGCTGGCCGCCCTCGCCGGGGACGACCCCTACAAGGACAAGCGCCTGCGCTCCGCCCTCGAGGCCAAGCGGGACGAGCTCTCCCGCCTCGTCTCCAAGAACAAGCGGGAGAAAGGCCTGTGCCGGGACTGGTCGGACCTGATCTGGTCGGAGTTGACGGCCATGGACCTCGAGCATTGGGGCGCCCGGGACGAGCGCCGCGCGACCCGGCCGTACCACACCGCCGCCGTCGTCTGCTCCCCGTCGGACTCGCCCGCGGTCTGCCTCGCCTTCGACCCCTGGGAGGACGGGCGCCCGAACGTGTACGCCTACGGGGCCTGGGACGAGTCGGCGCCCGGAGGCCGCTTCCCGGCCGAGTACTTCCTCCACGGCCTGCCGGACCGGGTCGAGAGGAAGCCGTGACCGCCACCGCGCTGCCCCTCCTCGCCCGCCTGGGAGAGGCCGCCAGCTTCCCCCAAGCCGTGCGCCATTACGAGACCGACCCCTGGAGCTACCTGCGCCGCAAGCTGCAGGAGTGCGCGGGGCCGCTGCGCGAGTACAAGCGGACCCTCTACGAGGAAGCCTGCGCCCGCCTCTACGCGGATATGCGCGACTCCTTCCTCAAGCCGGGCGCGCTGCTGGACCACAAGGAGACCTTCGAGAAGCTCCTGGCGCCCGGCGATTACGCCGACCTCTCGTTCAACCTCGAGCCCGGCGCCGAGCCGGCGGCCCGCCGCGAGGCGGTCAAGCAGGTCCTGTCCCAGGCGGCGATCAGGACGCTCTTCGAGACCGAGGCCCTTCCCCCCGAGCGCCGGGGCAAGCCGTGGCAGGCCCTGGTCGCCGAGGCCGGCAGCCGGCTGGAGCTCGACTCGCTCAAGGAGCTGCTCGACCGCGCCCCCCGGACCGAGCGGCGCCGCGCGTACATCGTCCGCCGCGCGCGGCGCAACCTCGCCGAGTTCCTCACGGTCACGCGGGGCGAGGCCGGGATGCGCGACGAGATCACCTTGTTCGTCCTGACCCGGGTCGAGGCCGCGATCGCGGCCATGCTGCGCTTCCTGAACGCCCCTTAGAGCCTAATCGACGGCGTACGGCGAGCGGGCCTTGCAGACAAGGGCGTCGACGAGGCCCGACGCGGCCATCACGCCCATCTTCTTGCGGGTCTCGAGCGTCGCCGAGGCCAGGTGCGGCGCCAGCACCGCGTTCCGGCAGGACGCGAGGCCGGGCGCCGTCTTCGGCTCCCGTTCGTACACGTCGAGCCCCGCGCCGCGGATCCGGCCCGACTTCAGCGCGCGCACCAGCGCATCCTCGTCGACGATCGGGCCGCGGGCCGCGTTGATGAGGTACGCGGACCTCTTCATCAGGCGGAACGCCTTATCGTCGAGGAGATGCCGCGTGCTCTCGTCGAGGACGGTGTGGACCGAGACGAAATCGGACTCGCGCAGCAGCTCCTTGATCGGGACGAACTTCGCGCCGAGCGCCTTCTCCGCCTCCGGCGCGGCGCGGCGCGTGTCGTAGTAGAGCACGCGCATGGAGAAGCCCCCCGCCCGCTTGGCCACGGCCTGCCCGATGCGCCCGAAGCCGATCACGCCCAAGGTCTTGCCGAACACGTCGGTACCGAGGAGCATCAGCGGGTCCCAGCCCTTGAACCGGCCGCCGCGCACGCAGGCGTCGCCCTCGACGACGCGGCGCGCCGCGGCCATCAGGAGCGCCCAGGTGAAGTCCGCCGTGGACTCGGTCAGCACGCCGGGAGTGTTGGTCACGGCGACGCCGCGGGCCTTGCAGGCGGGCACGTCGATGTGGTCGTAGCCGACGGAGAACGTCGACACCGCCCTCAGCTTCGGCCCGGCCGCGAGCAGCTCCGCGTCGATCCGGTCGGTGAGCAGGCACAGCAGGCCGTCCTTGTCCCTCACGCTCTTGAGCAGGCGCCCGCGCGGGATCGCCGTCCCATGGTCGTAGTGCTCGACGTCGAAATGCTTCCTCAGGAGGTCGAGGCACTCGCGGGGGACGCGGCGCGTGACGAGGACTTTGGGTTTGGCCATTCCGTTGATTATAGCTTAGACCGGGCTTTTCACGGTTTTTCCCCGGGTAACGGAATGAATAACTCCGCATGGACGACGGATGAACCGTTTCCCTCGACGGGGAAGTGCTAAAATCTCCTCATGTCCTTGCGGATAGGCGGCCTCGAGCTCGCCTCGAATATCATCCAATCCCCCCTCGCCGCCTGCTCCGACCTCCCGTTCCGGCTGATCGCGCGCGAGAAGGGGCTGGGCTTCTGCTACCTGGAGATGGTCTCGGCCCAGTCGCTGACGCGCGAGAACGCCAAGACGCGGCGCATGCTCGACACCACGCCCGAGGACAAGCCGCTCGGCGCGCAGCTTCTCGGCTGCGATCCGGGGATGATGGCCGAAGCCGCGTCGATACTCGAGGAGATGGGCTTCGACCTCATCGACATGAACCTCGGCTGCCCGGTCAAGAAGGTCGTCGGCAACGGCGAGGGCTCCGCGCTGCTGACGAACCCGGCCGGCGCCGAAAAGGTGTTCCGCGCCGTGCGCGGCGCGGTCAAGATCCCGGTCACGATGAAGACCCGCAAGGGCTTCAAGGACCCCTCCGGCGACGAGGCCGTCGAGCTCGCCAAGCGCGCCGAGGGCGCCGGCCTCTGCGCCGTCACCGTCCACGGCCGCACCCAGGCCCAGGGCTACGCCGGCAAGTCGGACTGGGAGGCCATCGGCAAGGTCAAGCGCGCCGTGAAGATCCCCGTCATCGGCAACGGCGACGTGCTGACGCCCGAGGACGCCCGGCGCCTGCTGGAGGTCTCCGGCTGCGACGGCATCATGATCGGCCGCGGCGGCATCGGCAACCCCTGGATCTACCGCAACCTCGACGACGTGATGAACGGCCGCCGGGAGTCGGCCTACGTGCCGGGCGTGCCGGAAAGGAAGGAGACCTTGCTCAAGCATTTCGCGCTCCAGCGTCGGCTCCTCGGCGACCGGCAGGCCGCGCTGAACATGCGCCGCATCACGGTCTGGTATTCGCAGGGCCTGCCGCACAACAAGGTCATGCGCGTCGGCGTCTGCTCGACGATGGACTGCGACGAGATCGCCCGCCTGATCTCGGAGTTCTTCGACCGGCTCCCGGCGGACGCTCCGCCCCCGACGGTGCCGCTGCTTCTCGCCGAGTAGCGTCTAGAGGTTCGGCGCGGCGGCGAAGAGCTCCTCGGGGGTGTCGCCCATCTTGTAGCGCGTCTCGAGCCAGACCCGGCGGGCGATGTAGGCGAGCGGCCCGATCGAGTGGACGTGGCGGGCGGCGGGGCGCAGGCGCTCGGGCAGCAGCGCGATGCGGCCGCGCGCGGCCAGGCGCCGGGAGAACTCCAGGTCCTCGAGGACCGGGAACGCGGGGAAGCCGCCGACGGCCTTATAGATCTCCGGCGTCGTGCACAGGCCGTGGTCGGAGGAGGCCAGGCCCGAGCGCACGCGCGCGTTGGACCACATCGACAGGAGGGAGAGGCCCATCCCCGCCCCGTAGGAGACGGAGAACGCCGTGGCGGCCAGGCCGCCCGTCGGAGTGGCCAGCCAGAAATGCTCGAGCGCCTGCTGCCAACTCCCCGGCGGCTGGGCGTCGGCGCGCAGGAAGAAGAGCAGGTCGCCCGTCGCCTTCTCCGCGCCCGCGTGCCACTGCGCGCCGCGGTTCGGCTTGTCGAGCTCGAGGACCTCGTCGGCCCACTCGCGCGCGGCGGCCACCGTGCCGTCGTCGGAGCCGCCGTCGACGACGATGACCTCCATCGGGCTGGTGTGGGAGATCTGGCGCAGGCGCTTGAGCGAGGAGCCGATCTGCGGGCCCTCGTTGTAGGCCGCGACGATGACGGAGAACTTCATTCGGCGTCCAGCGGACGGAAGGCGAGGCCGGTCGCGATCTTCGGGAAGAAGTAGGTGGATTTCTGGGGCAGGAGGCCGACGGCCTTGGCGGCGCGCCGCACCTGCGCCACGGAGAACGGCTTGACGAGCACCGCGGCGCCGCCGATCGCCTTCGCCTTCTTGGCGGCGAGCGCGGCGTCGGGGGTGTAGCTCATCTCGTCGGGCTTGACGCCCGCGAGGAGCCGGGAGCCGAGCCACTCGACCGCGAGTCCGCTGCGGCAGCCGTACGGCTTCGGCTCGCCGAAATGGAAGCCGTCCTCGACGAGGCCGAACGCGTACGGGTTCCGGGACGCGGCGACGAGCTTCTCGAGCTCCTTCAAGTTCCGGGCTCTTTTAAGGGAAGAGAGGGCGGCGGCGCGCTCGAGCAGGCTCTTCTTGGCGATCCGGTGGGTGGGCAGGACGACCAGCCCCGCGTCCTCGTCGGGCACCAGGTAGGTCAGCACCGCGTCGGTGCCCGGGCCCCTCGTCCTCGCGTGGTGGTCGCGGCTCACGGAGTAGCGATGATGGCCGTCGGCGATGAGGATGGGGCGCGGCGCCAGCGCCTTGCGGATCGCGGAAACGATCTTCGGCTCGTCGACGACCCACAGCTTGTAGTCGACGCCCGCGTGCGAGCGGCCCGCCGCGTCGGGGCGGCCCTTCATGCCGGCGCGGATCGACCGGCGCGCGGCGCCGGAGGGATCGGCGAAGACGCCGAAGATCGGGGAGATGTTGACGCCGACGGCGTCGAGCATCTTAAGACGATCGACCTTCGGTTTGGCCAAGGTGCGCTCGTGCGGGATGATCGCCTTCGCGGCTTTCGGGGTCGCGCCAAGGGCGGCAAGGATCCCTCGCCGCGTATATTTCCGGCCGTTGAGCGCGTAGCGCTCTTCGATGGCGTAGAACGCGGCCTTCGGGTCCCTGGAGAGGGTCCCATCCACGGTCCACCGGCGCCAAAGAGCCGCCGCCCGGCCGTACTTCGCGGGCGGCTCACCCTGCGGCAATTCCAGATGTACGGCATTCGCCGTACGCCGCCGCAAAGCGGCGGCAAGCTCCGGTCCTATCACATCGTACGGAGGACACAGCGCGGAGTCCAGCGAAGGGGCGGAATAACGAACTCCTCGAAAAGGTCGGACATCAGCCATGAATCATCATCCCGTTTACACGCGCTCATTGTCAAGCCGCTCCGAGGACGGTAGAATGACGGTTCCCATGAGAGTCCTCGTCTACGGCGGCAGCTTCGATCCTCCGCATCTCGGCCATGCCGCGCTCCTTCTCGCCGCCGCGAAAAAAATAAATCCGGATCGGATCGTCGTCGTTCCCGCCTTCAAGGCTCCTTTGAAGGACGCGCCGCAGGCAAGCTCCAAAGACCGTCTCGTCATGGCCCGTCTGGGCATCCTCGATCCGCTGCCGTTGAAATATCGCCGCGTCTGCCGTATCGACGCGCGCGAAGCGCGCGCGCGCCGTCAGGTCTTCACCGTCGAGACGCTCGGCGCGCTCAAAGACGCCGAGCTCCATTTCCTCTGCGGCCAGGACTCCGCCGCTTCTTTCCCTAGGTGGAAAAACCCCTCCCGCCTGAAGTCGTTGGCGACGTGGTGGTACGGCGCCCGACCCGGCGCCGAGGACCGTCCTCCCGCGCACTTCCGTCAGGTCCCTGGAAGGTTCCCCTCCATTTCTTCGTCGGAGATCCGCTCCCGTCTGGCCCTCGACCAGGACTGCTCGCAGGATCTCCTCCCCGCCGTCCGATCGTACATCGAGAAACGGAATTTGTACGGCAAAAGGATGGCGACTCGACTCAGAACGACCCTGTCCCCCAGCCGTTACGCCCACACCCTCAACGTCGCCTCCTTGGCCGAAGCCCTGGCCCGGCGCTGGGGAGCCGACCCCGTCAAAGCTCGATCGGCCGGACTCCTCCACGACGCCGGACGGAGATATCCCCCGCACGAATTGGCGCGCTACGCGCGCCAACGGCGTCTGGCGGTCCCTGAACGGGCCATCATCCTTGACCTGGCACCGATGCTATTGCACGCTTACGTTTCGGCCGACTTGGCGCGGCGCGAATTCGGCGTGACCGACCCCGAGACCCTGAACGCCATTCGCCGCCACACCCTCGGCGACCGCCGCCTGGGCCTTCTCGACAAGATCCTCTACGTCGCCGACGCCTGTGCGATCGACCGCACCCACGCGACCTCGGCCGCGACCCGGTCCCTCGCCTTCGACGACCTCGACGCGGCCCTCAAGCGCTGCATCGCGGAGAAGATCGCCCACGCCGTCTCGCGCGAAGCCTGGCTCCACCCGCTCACCGTCGACCTATGGAACTCCCTCGCGCTGCCCTGAACGCCCAGAGAGCCCTCGCCCTCGTCCTGCTCGCCGCCGTCCTCGGCGTCGCGGCGGTCGAGAGCCGCTCGCCCTTCGCCGCGCGGCTCCGGGCCGACGCCCCCTGGCCGTTCTGGCTCGCCGTCCGCGAGCCGGGGCGGACCTCCCCGCCGGCCCTGCATCTCGGGGTCTTCCACCCCGTCCGCGGCGTGCTCGTGCTGATCCACGTGCCGGAAGCGACCCGGCTGCAGGGCAAGCTCACCGCCGCCCGCGCCTACCTGGACGCGCTGCGCGCCACCGGCGACGCGGCGGCGGCGGCGCGCGCCGTCGAGGACCTGGCGCAGATCCGGTTCTCCGAGCTGTCGCTCGAGCCCGTCCGGTGGGACGGGGCCGGCCGCCTGAGCCTGGAGCTCGCGCCCGGCGACGAGGAGGAGGAGCCCGCCGTCGCCGCCGCCCGCGCCCTCAAGGCCCGCGGGCGCTCGCCGCGCGCCCTGTGGCCGCTGGCGCGCCGGGCCCTGGACGGCCTCCTGAAGGGGGACAAGGCCGCGGCCGACGCCCTTCTCCTGACCCTCGAGCTTCGCCGCGTCCCGCTCGAGAGGCTGCAGCCCGCCTCGCTCCCGGACGACGCCGCCGCCCCCGGCTTCCTGGCCCGCGCCTTCGCCTCCCGGCTCGAGCCGCGCGACGAGGAGAAGACGGTCGTCGTCGAGGTGCTCAACGGCACCGACGTGCCGGGCCTGGCGGCTCAGGCGGCTAAAGTTCTAAGATTAAGCGAGATGGACGCGATGGTCATGGGACAGACCCCGCGTCCGCGTTCTCGGACGGTCGTCTATGACCGGATCGGCGATTTTGAGCGCGCCGCGCGGGTTCGCGCGGCGCTCGGCTGTCCGACGGCGATCGCGGCGACCCGCATCGACCCGCTGCGCGGGGTCGATGCCAGCGTCGAGCTCGGCGGAGACTGCAGTTACTAGGAGAGACCATGGAACTCGTCGAAGTGCTGAAAACCGCCGTGCAGATGGGCTCCAGCGACATCCACCTCGTCATCGGCAAGCCGCCGCTGATGCGCGTCAACGGCGAGATGGCCGAGATCCCGGGCTTCACGAAGATCACCGCCGACGAGTCCAAGCGCCTCATTTACTCTATTTTGTACGAGGAGCAGCGCGCCAAGTTCGAGGAGACCTGGGAGCTCGACTGCTCCTTCGCGGTGACCGGGCTCTCCCGCTTCCGCGTCAACGTGTTCCTGCAGAAGAACGGCGTCGAGGCCGTCATGCGCGTCATCAGCTCCAAGATCCCGACCGCCGAGCAGCTGCGCCTGCCCAAGTCCATCACCGACCTCGCCGACCTCCCGCGCGGCCTCGTGCTCGTCACCGGCCCCACGGGCTCGGGGAAGTCGACGACGCTGGCCGTGATCATGGAGATGATCAACAACAAGTACTCCGACAACATCCTGACGGTGGAAGACCCCATCGAGTTCGTCTATGAGTCGAAAAAGTCGGTGTTCCGCCAGCGCGAGATCGGCCAGAACACGAAGTCCTTCGGCGCCGCGCTGAAGTCGGCCCTGCGCCAGGACCCCGACGTCATCCTCATCGGCGAGCTCCGCGACCTCGAGACGATGCAGCTCGCGATCACCGCCGCCGAGACGGGCCACCTGTGCTTCGGCACGCTCCACACGCAGGACGCCCCGTCGACGATCGACCGCATCATCGACGTGTTCCCGCCGCACCAGCAGGCCCAGATCCGCGTCCAGCTCGCCGTCGTGCTCGCGGCCGTCGTCTGCCAGCAGCTGGTGGCGAAGAAGGACGGCGAGGGCCGCGTCGCCGCGCGCGAGATCATGATCATGACGCCCGCGATCTCCAACATGATCCGCGAGGGCAAGACGCACATGATCTACGGCGCGCTCGACACCGGGGCCAAGCACGGCATGATCCCGATGGACAAGTCTCTCGCCGAGCTGGTGCGCACCGGCCTCGTCGCCCCCGACGAGGCCCTCCAGCGCGCCAACAACCAGGACACGTTCAAGCAGCTCGCCGGCATCACGGGCCGCTCCGGCGCGTCGCTGATGTAAGGATGGCGGAAACCGACCGCGTCGCCCTGCTCCGTTCCCTGGAGCTCTTCGATCAGTATCCCGAGGAGCGCCTGCGCGCGCTGTCCGCCTACCTGGAGCCGCTCTCGTTCCCCGACGGCGGGGAGGTCTTCGCCGAGGGCACGATCGGCGACGGCCTCTATTTCGTCCTCTCCGGCCGGGTGCGCGTGACCAAGCGGCTGTCCGGCGGCGGCCAGAAGGACCTGGCCTCGCTCGGGACGGGCGACTGCTTCGGCGAGATGGCCCTGCTCGACGCGGTCGCGCGGTCGGCCGGCGCATACTCAGTCGGAGAGGCGAAGCTGCTGCGCCTCAAGCGCGACGACCTGAAGGCCTGGCTGTCCGCCAACCCGCAGGACGCGATGGGCTTCTTCGCCGAGCTCGTGCAGGTGCAGTCGCGCCGCCTGCGCCGCACCTCCGCGGAGCTCGCGCTGATGTACGACCTGTCGATCCTGCTCATCGAGCCCGCCGCGAGCGCCGTCGAACTGCTCGAGCGCGCCCTGGGCCGCGTCCTGCCCCACCTCGACGGCGACTGGTCGGCCTGCGCCCACGCCTACAACCCCTACAACGAGGAGATGGACCCGGCGGGCGCCGCCGGCGCCGAGGCCTTCGGCCCCGAGGCGGCGGCTTTGCCCTCCAAGACCGCGCCGGACCAGGCCTGGACCGACGAGCGCACCCTCGTCCTCGTGCTCCGCTCGCCGGAGAAGCTCCTGGCGACCCTGCGCCTGCGCGCCGCCGCCGCCCCGGACGAGGGGCGCCGCGCCGAGACCGCCCGAACCATGACCGCCGTCGCGCGCCTGCTCGCCTCGGCGCTCGAGAACATCGATTTCCGCGCCGACGAGGCGCTACGCCGCCGTCTTCAATCGAGGTCCAATGCCCAAAGCTTTTAAGACGGTCACCATCTCGGCCGCGCGCGCGATGAACGAGAACAAGGCCGCGAACATCGTCGTCCTCGACGTCCGCAAGACGAGCCCGCTGTCCGACTACATGATCATCGCGACCGCGCTGTCCCGGCCGCACCTCGAGTCCCTGGAGGACAAGCTCGCCGAGGAGCTCGAGAAGGCCGGCCTGCGCGTCCACCACCGCAACCGCCCGCAGAGCGACCTGTGGCGCGTGCTCGATTTCGGCGGGCTCATCGTTCACCTGATGGTCGAGGAGGCGCGGGAGCTGTACGCGCTCGAGCGGCTGCACGACGGCGCCAAGGAGCTGGCATGGCGGAACTGACGGAAGTCCTCGCGCAGACCGCGCGCCTCGGCGCCAGCGACCTGCACCTCGTCGTCGGCAAGCCCCCGATGGTGCGCCGCCAGGGGGCCATCGAGCCCATCGCCGGTCTTCCCGAGCTCAAGGCCGAGGAATGCGAGCGCATGATCTACTCGGTGCTCGCCGAGGCCCAGCGCGCGAAGTTCGAGGAGAACTGGGAGCTCGACGGCTCGGTCTCCCTTCCGGGAGTCGCCCGCTTCCGGCTCAACGTCTTCCGCCAGAAGAACGGCATCGCCGCGGTCTTCCGCGTCATCTCCGCCAAGATCCCGACGCCGGCCGAGATCGGCCTCATGCCCGCGATCGCGAACCTCATCGACCTGCCGCGCGGCCTCGTCCTGGTCACCGGCCCCACGGGCTCGGGCAAGTCCACGACGCTCGCCTGCATGATCGAGCAGATCAACCTGAAGCACCCCAAGAAGGTGCTCACGATCGAGGACCCGATCGAGTTCGTCTACGAGGACAAGCAGTCCGTCATCCTCCAGCGCGAGGTCGGCTCGACGACCAAGTCCTTCGCCGAGGCCCTGCGCCACTCGATGCGCCAGGACCCGGACGTGATCCTCATCGGCGAGCTGCGCGACCTGGAGACGATCCAGCTCGCGATCAGCG from Elusimicrobiota bacterium includes these protein-coding regions:
- a CDS encoding cyclic nucleotide-binding domain-containing protein; amino-acid sequence: MAETDRVALLRSLELFDQYPEERLRALSAYLEPLSFPDGGEVFAEGTIGDGLYFVLSGRVRVTKRLSGGGQKDLASLGTGDCFGEMALLDAVARSAGAYSVGEAKLLRLKRDDLKAWLSANPQDAMGFFAELVQVQSRRLRRTSAELALMYDLSILLIEPAASAVELLERALGRVLPHLDGDWSACAHAYNPYNEEMDPAGAAGAEAFGPEAAALPSKTAPDQAWTDERTLVLVLRSPEKLLATLRLRAAAAPDEGRRAETARTMTAVARLLASALENIDFRADEALRRRLQSRSNAQSF
- the rsfS gene encoding ribosome silencing factor — its product is MPKAFKTVTISAARAMNENKAANIVVLDVRKTSPLSDYMIIATALSRPHLESLEDKLAEELEKAGLRVHHRNRPQSDLWRVLDFGGLIVHLMVEEARELYALERLHDGAKELAWRN
- a CDS encoding type IV pilus twitching motility protein PilT, producing the protein MELVEVLKTAVQMGSSDIHLVIGKPPLMRVNGEMAEIPGFTKITADESKRLIYSILYEEQRAKFEETWELDCSFAVTGLSRFRVNVFLQKNGVEAVMRVISSKIPTAEQLRLPKSITDLADLPRGLVLVTGPTGSGKSTTLAVIMEMINNKYSDNILTVEDPIEFVYESKKSVFRQREIGQNTKSFGAALKSALRQDPDVILIGELRDLETMQLAITAAETGHLCFGTLHTQDAPSTIDRIIDVFPPHQQAQIRVQLAVVLAAVVCQQLVAKKDGEGRVAAREIMIMTPAISNMIREGKTHMIYGALDTGAKHGMIPMDKSLAELVRTGLVAPDEALQRANNQDTFKQLAGITGRSGASLM
- a CDS encoding type IV pilus twitching motility protein PilT, which produces MAELTEVLAQTARLGASDLHLVVGKPPMVRRQGAIEPIAGLPELKAEECERMIYSVLAEAQRAKFEENWELDGSVSLPGVARFRLNVFRQKNGIAAVFRVISAKIPTPAEIGLMPAIANLIDLPRGLVLVTGPTGSGKSTTLACMIEQINLKHPKKVLTIEDPIEFVYEDKQSVILQREVGSTTKSFAEALRHSMRQDPDVILIGELRDLETIQLAISAAETGHLCFATLHTHDAATTVDRIIDVFPAHQQQQVRVQLSTVLQGVVCQQLLPRKGGGGQVCAREFMKVTTGIANLIREAKTHQIYGAVEAGAKFGMISMDQYLAFLYKQGLLEFAEATAAAHDADNLRRLTASGVVPGAA